Proteins from one Candida orthopsilosis Co 90-125, chromosome 2 draft sequence genomic window:
- a CDS encoding Mec1 cell cycle checkpoint protein (involved in genome integrity) translates to MVPVFKLSLEELRQFLFDIEANINDQETDFRKLILYLLQFLKAKLIEVSTSNRKDVEDTVLKIIDTTELVLSKKLHLLNASLKYQEIRSVYVPKTNSGLVAIQEVLFYEWVISFLLSHIPNIWRKSNILNHLKSLLISVINLVATKLHSFKFIKLLRENVTRILEEDIMFCLNDISFSTDPTYTKRLISSCHLYSVVNDYDISKKLSLNLSNHQLKYESFGRKLWYVLQEMSILNSDDSLYMMDNLKSLIILTHLDNILLDEQQTWGKISQLLLWVAEILEQGPEQLSNTSNGFGYPNLTKSVSLTLYKIYILCSKKEIVSNFDSVLNIEGLMEKSLSEPMFPLSIKCTLAVISNHIELHSSLQITNKFSVDFMNYQYSDTELNELKAKLTTQSHASDLSLDFVARADFEYREVGNSNNGVNDVNWIRHIRTLIRKHPKELETDETMYTLITALSNFPARAFAKNPSTCTPDSLQIKHSYSTISKVRPPLKSTTESLILDEIIQEFFIPRMQLLKSKPLLGCNFFLMIYNYYANYLPLFDDGHENLLDKMLNFLSTHPNRNFRMLIIRILPLYLIQDTDDVTLDRIFKFIFQRITTIDFKSPNRRHFGESTIYALVELARVCNGERLCAVYFKLVDWLGEPNDQHSNYVYCGFLDIANSKNLSAYKLLSPYLPSIADMIIKKENLFEKFLSVLGMSRKYFLNRTKEYTVPRLLEYYKDPTLLVQIAEAANMSIKKLLAQNLPRILASYLVKDPHNERYVVKVLSSVCPHYRSVSSDEIFTHIGDITWHILMEIQMDERDNVRNLPNIISALEIVAKNLAAQKNQRVQKGKMASMLIEEQVLLLVQKFSDVTHSLRGAKPYLERRASFRAILYLIKNHSLALTSALGQLSTCLQATLEEPDFHVLTLKCWNELVQKLPPTHLISLFDIIISLIFQKFQSFGPEAQGIAIDILKKIYKEIKDKYNRYSLYYLSIPFLDYMSDFSFVKEFKNMKSPSRLTIFQEFNRRLRTSNRYVVEQALFDLYNYCKKFQFNCQTDYFKDPGLHDTITVLVRTVLDTATHFKNRNRKITSQCAKALAVMGALDANKFHFKTVEQSIVVQSNFESTKENAVFLVDLIENHVLNIFWASNDPQKQLFAAYAMQSFLTILEISKESSKENNSSWNKFSDVAKATLTPLLSSKYSAPRPKLEPMEFPYYKSGMKFETWLIDVTLYLLKRASQYDKSKGPNSRQLIFQTCAILVQKDHNISLCQHLFKYVVLSHILCLHHDVEKKLLEEFQHLFQHDTKIMPTDRAEELKLCFQSVFSVFDYCNEWISATRQFANYSVSSDVTTSDMWLDKIELVKRFIDSFGMDLIAIKSAECDSFERTILYIEKCYRDGHIDDTSFKLGELDASETLQNMYASINDYDALNGVLKLFSTNNVKQKLATFQYNDNWSLALESFKVLGTGEDSSVEYKTKLLKALNEHGAYDEVLSTLSSTTDAGAIQQIPLDWSLVGLKSAVYSGQVDQLHKWLQVTDSLGKAQDTETVVSYELAMYLQKLYNNEKPDFAESMNKLYDVIGSSLVSSVSSSFNKNVSLMNQLHSLHDMGEILSSIEQSDILKVRLSNVDQDFETQNKILTIHGVANHITKNEKQVSDIFLLQSSLARENGRLDISTRSIVHAMALDNPAANIEFAKLLWTEGKQSEAIKTISEVLSGSQLADNKAKAKVQLQYANWLDESNHLSAHQIVDEYKRAFELDKEYEKSSYDIGKYFNKLIESSKDSSGFYEHLTVRNFLTAVSIGSSFIFEALPKLITIWLDFAKRSNKTKPAERKLQQIIHDLSASLKSVPTYAWYTVITQILSRIVQDHEPSFKIMANVVSNIIIEYPRHSLWYVLSHIHSTDPRRKLKVNTILESLKKSKKSHGVLISAASELFEKLIEIASKPISKSSRTKQLSLSKYFGVDDASKPYEQLVIPVQSNLQIRLPYKEVANYTAFPKSASVTFDGFDDVVNIFFSLQMPRQVTIRGSDGNAYRLMVKGDDTRKDAKVVEFTTMVNRILSTSTEARKRGLNVANYSVIPLSEKIGVIEFVMDVQTMKGIVNEQRKRLGKVVNERKIFVALNTAQKFIQEGKSDETKLKHLVQLFKSIVQSNEPVLHQWFIEQFSDPSAWYIARNKFTRSAAVMSIVGYLVGLGDRHCENILFFKNTGAILHIDFDCLFEKGKTLPTPEIVPFRLTQNMVDAMGICGVDGSFRISCEETGKLLRNNEQSLMNILETLLYDPLLDWKNQDPQRDLMNVRKKIRGLMNEDEGLAMNIHGQVDVLIQEATSIERLAQMYGGWSAYL, encoded by the coding sequence ATGGTGCCAGTATTTAAATTAAGTCTAGAAGAACTCCGCCAGTTTTTATTCGATATAGAGGCGAATATAAATGATCAAGAAACAGATTTCAGGAAATTAATTCTTTATTTACTACAGTTTTTGAAAgccaaattgattgaagttTCTACCCTGAACCGgaaagatgttgaagatacAGTATTGAAGATTATTGACACCACTGAACTTGTATTGAGCAAGAAATTACACTTGTTAAATGCGTCTTTAAAGTATCAAGAGATTAGGCTGGTTTATGTACCAAAAACCAATTCGGGCCTAGTTGCAATTCAAGAGGTGTTGTTTTATGAATGGGTGATATCGTTTTTACTATCACATATACCAAATATATGGCGTAAGTCGAACATACtcaatcatttgaaaagcCTACTAATACTGGTGATCAACTTGGTGGCAACAAAATTGCATAGTTTTAAATTCATAAAGTTGCTAAGAGAGAATGTTACTCGTATATTGGAGGAGGATATTATGTTTTGCTTGAATGATATTTCGTTTAGTACTGATCCTACATATACCAAGAGGTTAATTTCCTCATGTCATTTGTATTCTGTTGTCAATGATTATGATATATCGAAAAAGCTATCGTTAAATCTTAGCAACCACCAACTAAAGTATGAGAGCTTTGGAAGAAAATTATGGTATGTGCTTCAGGAAATGAGTATTTTGAACTCGGATGATTCACTTTATATGATggacaatttgaaatcattgattaTTTTGACACATTTAGATAACATTCTTCTCGATGAGCAACAAACATGGGGCAAGATTTCACAGCTATTGTTATGGGTTGCAGAGATACTTGAGCAGGGCCCTGAACAATTGAGCAATACTTCCAATGGGTTTGGTTATCCAAATTTGACTAAATCAGTGTCACTAACCTTGTACAAGATTTACATTCTTTGTTccaaaaaggaaattgtATCCAACTTTGATTCAGTTTTGAACATAGAGGGCCTAATGGAGAAATCATTAAGTGAACCAATGTTTCCCTTGTCAATCAAGTGTACTTTGGCAGTCATACTGAATCACATTGAACTTCATTCAAGCTTGCAAATAACTAACAAATTTTCTGTTGACTTTATGAATTATCAATATAGTGACACAGAATTGAACGAATTGAAAGCTAAATTAACAACGCAATCTCACGCTAGTGACCTAAGCTTAGATTTCGTAGCAAGAGCCGATTTTGAGTATCGTGAGGTTGGCAATTCCAATAATGGTGTCAATGATGTGAACTGGATTCGCCACATTCGAACGTTGATTAGAAAACACCCCAAGGAGTTAGAAACCGATGAAACTATGTACACCCTCATCACTGCATTAAGCAACTTCCCTGCTAGAGCTTTTGCAAAGAATCCAAGTACATGCACCCCAGATTCCCTACAAATCAAACACCTGTACTCAACAATCAGCAAAGTTAGGCCGCCTCTCAAAAGCACCACTGAGTCGTTGATTTTAGATGAAATTATCCAAGAGTTTTTTATCCCCCGGATGCAACTATTAAAATCCAAACCTCTACTTGGTTGTAACTTCTTCCTCATGATATACAACTATTATGCCAATTACCTACCTTTGTTCGACGACGGTCATGAAAATTTATTGGACAAAATGCTAAACTTCCTTTCAACTCATCCAAATAGAAACTTCCGAATGCTCATTATTCGCATACTACCTTTGTATCTCATCCAGGATACCGATGATGTGACACTTGACCgaatattcaaattcataTTCCAAAGGATAACAACAATCGATTTCAAGTCACCCAATAGGCGTCATTTTGGAGAGTCGACTATTTATGCATTAGTTGAGCTAGCTCGTGTTTGTAATGGTGAGAGATTATGTGCCGTGTACTTTAAGCTTGTGGATTGGCTAGGTGAACCTAATGATCAACATCTGAACTATGTGTATTGTGGATTTTTAGACATTGCGAACAGTAAGAACCTATCCGCTTACAAATTGTTATCACCTTATTTGCCTAGCATTGCCGACATGATTATAAAAAAGGAAAACTTGTTTGAGAAATTTCTTCTGGTATTGGGAATGAGCAGGAAATATTTTCTAAACAGAACCAAAGAATACACTGTGCCGAGGCTATTGGAATACTATAAAGATCCAACATTGTTGGTACAAATTGCCGAGGCTGCAAACATGTCAATAAAGAAGCTACTAGCTCAGAACTTGCCTCGAATACTTGCATCGTACTTAGTTAAAGACCCACATAATGAACGCTACGTTGTTAAGGTGTTGAGTAGTGTTTGCCCCCATTACAGGCTGGTTTCAAGTGACGAGATATTTACCCACATCGGTGATATCACTTGGCATATATTGATGGAGATTCAAATGGATGAGAGAGATAATGTCAGGAACTTGCCCAATATTATATCTGCATTGGAGATTGTGGCTAAGAATTTGGCGGCTCAAAAGAATCAAAGAGTTCAAAAGGGAAAGATGGCAAGTATGTTAATTGAGGAGcaggtgttgttgttggtacAAAAATTCAGTGACGTGACTCATCTGTTGAGAGGTGCCAAACCTTATTTGGAAAGACGAGCTTCATTTCGGGCAATTTTGTACTTGATCAAGAATCATAGCTTGGCATTGACATCAGCTTTAGGACAATTGTCAACTTGCTTACAGGCTACTTTGGAAGAACCGGACTTTCATGTTTTGACTTTGAAATGCTGGAATGAATTAGTTCAAAAGTTACCGCCGAcacatttgatttcattatttgatATAATAATCTCGctcattttccaaaagtttcaatCGTTTGGACCTGAAGCACAAGGAATTGCcattgatattttgaaaaagatctACAAAGAGATTAAGGACAAGTATAATCGTTACTCCCTATACTACTTATCAATTCCCTTTTTGGATTACATGTCAGACTTTAGTTTCGTCAAGGAGTTTAAGAATATGAAGTCGCCATCAAGGTTGACGATCTTTCAGGAATTCAATAGACGCCTTCGAACGAGCAACCGATACGTTGTTGAGCAAGCTTTATTTGATCTTTATAATTACTGcaaaaagtttcaattcaattgtcAAACAGATTACTTCAAGGATCCAGGATTACATGATACAATAACGGTATTGGTGCGAACGGTTTTGGATACTGCCACTCATTTCAAGAATAGGAATCGCAAAATCACGTCTCAATGTGCTAAAGCTTTGGCCGTCATGGGTGCTTTGGATGCAAACAAGTTTCATTTCAAAACGGTTGAACAGCTGATTGTGGTGCAActgaattttgaaagtacAAAAGAGAATGCTGTatttttggttgatttgattgaaaaccATGTTTTGAACATATTTTGGGCCTCAAATGACCCTCAAAAGCAGTTGTTTGCTGCCTATGCCATGCAAAGTTTCTtaacaattttggaaataaGCAAGGAATCCCTGAAGGAAAACAATAGCTCTTGGAATAAGTTTAGTGATGTTGCCAAAGCCACTTTGACTCCATTGTTGAGTTCCAAGTATTCGGCACCAAGGCCCAAATTAGAACCAATGGAGTTCCCCTACTACAAACTGGGAATGAAGTTTGAAACTTGGTTGATTGACGTCACCttgtatttgttgaaacGAGCAAGCCAGTACGATAAGTCAAAGGGTCCCAATCTGAgacaattgatttttcaaacatgCGCAATCTTAGTTCAAAAGGATCACAATATTTCCCTTTGTCAACATCTTTTCAAGTATGTGGTTCTCAGCCACATTCTATGTTTACACCATGATGTCGAAAAAAAACTACTTGAAGAGTTTCAACATTTATTCCAGCATGATACAAAGATAATGCCAACAGATCGTGCTGAGGAGTTGAAGCTTTGCTTTCAGTCGGTGTTTTCAGTATTTGACTATTGCAATGAATGGATATCTGCAACAAGACAATTTGCCAATTACCTGGTTTCTCTGGATGTGACAACTTCAGATATGTGGCTTGATAAAATAGAGTTGGTCAAAAGGTTTATTGATTCTTTTGGTATGGACTTGATTGCAATCAAATCAGCAGAATGCGATTCATTTGAACGAACGATTCTTTACATTGAGAAGTGTTATCGGGACGGACACATTGATGATACATCATTCAAACTTGGTGAATTGGATGCTTCAGAGACCTTGCAAAACATGTATGCCAGTATCAATGATTATGACGCATTGAATGGtgtattgaaattgttttcaacaaataatgtgaaacaaaaattggcCACATTTCAATATAATGACAATTGGAGTTTGGCGTTGGAATCATTCAAGGTGTTGGGTACTGGTGAGGACTCTTCAGTGGAATACAAAACCAAGTTATTGAAAGCTTTAAATGAACACGGGGCCTATGATGAAGTACTTTCCactctttcttcaacaacagaTGCTGGCGCTATACAACAGATTCCTTTGGATTGGTCTTTGGTGGGGTTGAAGTCGGCTGTGTACTCAGGTCAGGTGGACCAATTACACAAGTGGCTACAAGTTACCGACTCCTTAGGTAAGGCTCAAGATACCGAGACTGTGGTTAGTTATGAATTGGCGATGTATTTGCAAAAGTTGTACAATAACGAAAAGCCTGATTTTGCGGAGTCAATGAACAAACTATATGATGTGATTGGTCTGTCACTTGTTTCGTCAGTATCGTCGAGTTTCAATAAGAATGTCAGcttgatgaatcaattaCATTCCTTGCATGATATGGGAGAGATATTGTCATCCATTGAGCAAAGCGATATATTAAAAGTCCGGTTGAGTAATGTTGATCAAGATTTTGAGACACAgaataaaattttgactATCCACGGGGTTGCAAATCACATAacaaaaaatgaaaaacaagTGTCTGATATATTCTTGCTACAATCTAGTCTCGCACGCGAAAATGGCAGGCTTGACATTTCAACTAGATCAATAGTCCATGCTATGGCTTTGGACAATCCTGCTGCAAACATtgaatttgccaaattgtTATGGACAGAGGGTAAACAATCTGAAGCCATAAAGACAATTTCGGAAGTTTTGAGTGGTAGTCAACTTGCTGATAATAAAGCTAAAGCCAAAGTACAACTTCAATACGCCAACTGGTTAGATGAATCAAACCATTTATCTGCGcaccaaattgttgacgAGTACAAAAGGGCATTCGAATTGGATAAAGAGTATGAGAAATCTAGTTATGATATTGGgaaatatttcaacaaattgatcGAGTCTTCTAAAGATTCATCTGGATTTTATGAACATTTGACGGTGAGAAACTTTCTTACTGCTGTTTCGATTGGATCGctgtttatttttgaagCTCTTCCCAAGCTCATCACAATTTGGTTGGATTTTGCCAAAAGATCCAACAAGACCAAACCTGCTGAGAGGAAGCTACAACAGATTATTCACGATTTAAGTGCCAGTCTAAAAAGTGTGCCCACGTATGCGTGGTATACGGTAATAACGCAAATACTTTCTCGAATTGTTCAGGATCATGAGCCTTCGTTCAAAATAATGGCTAATGTTGTGTCAAACATTATAATTGAGTACCCACGTCACAGTTTATGGTATGTTCTTTCCCATATACATTCAACTGATCCAAGAAGAAAGCTTAAAGTGAACACAATATTGgaatctttgaaaaagagcAAGAAGTCACATGGGGTATTGATATCGGCGGCGCTggaattatttgaaaagcTTATTGAGATTGCATCTAAGCCAATTAGCAAATCTTCTAGAACGAAACAATTGTCGTTGTCAAAGTATTTCggtgttgatgatgctaGTAAGCCATATGAACAATTAGTCATCCCAGTGCAATCTAATCTTCAAATTAGACTCCCGTACAAAGAGGTGGCCAATTATACAGCATTCCCCAAGAGTGCATCGGTCACATTTGATGGATTTGACGATGTGGTTAACATATTTTTTTCGTTGCAAATGCCGAGGCAAGTTACAATTCGAGGATCAGATGGAAACGCATACCGATTAATGGTCAAGGGTGATGACACTAGAAAAGATGCTaaggttgttgaatttactACAATGGTTAACCGTATACTTTCCACCAGCACAGAGgcaagaaaaagaggatTGAATGTGGCCAATTACTCCGTGATTCCATTATCGGAGAAGATCGGAGTTATCGAGTTTGTTATGGATgttcaaacaatgaaagGAATTGTCAATGAGCAGAGAAAACGGTTGGGTAAAGTTGTTAATGAACGCAAGATCTTTGTGGCATTGAATACAGCACAAAAGTTTATTCAGGAAGGGAAATCAGATGAAACCAAGTTAAAGCACTTGGTgcaattattcaaatccaTTGTTCAAAGCAATGAACCGGTACTCCATCAATGGttcattgaacaattttccGACCCCAGTGCATGGTATATTGCTAGAAATAAATTTACTAGATCAGCGGCAGTGATGTCGATTGTCGGGTACTTGGTTGGACTTGGAGATCGACATTGTGAAAATattctcttcttcaaaaataCAGGTGCTATTCTtcatattgattttgattgcTTATTTGAAAAGGGCAAGACGTTGCCTACACCAGAAATTGTTCCATTCAGATTGACACAAAACATGGTTGATGCTATGGGGATATGTGGTGTTGATGGAAGTTTCCGTATTTCTTGTGAAGAAACTGGTAAATTACTTCGAAACAATGAacaatcattgatgaatattttggaaacatTGCTTTACGATCCGTTATTGGACTGGAAGAATCAAGACCCACAGAGGGACTTGATGAATGTACGAAAGAAGATCAGAGGATTGATGAACGAGGACGAGGGGTTGGCAATGAATATACATGGTCAAGTTGACGTTTTGATTCAAGAGGCAACTTCAATAGAAAGGTTGGCGCAAATGTATGGAGGTTGGTCAGCGTACCTCTAA
- a CDS encoding Mid1 Ca2+ channel protein (stretch-activated Ca2+ channel of the high affinity calcium uptake system), whose protein sequence is MKRFVTILFLLCFTLANEVFQVFNNKEFENELGFGGHQDLLHLNHTQKGPQVKHYSSDKRKTSSEGLQEFTPIIDTIVQSEVKYYSFNVNTSTGLGEYYEFLIFLTGNICTQPDNVDVDDTSLAVYYSFNSTMFQNNEVGQMELFEDGYFQALADLPIYPTSTTSSASTPTPGVVDDNQQVLYIAVRAPQNTNVTATWTYQIGVSQNDLVFQWDSRSFGFIVDADDNSALLITENLTEYGGDWGSLNASNSKYSLYVYPYEDKDIFKGLSKSWCAIRSGQAMMGPWNTDSSFTTRNGGIQQQFYVPNLNESTQYIAYVVADFSGTDFGGAIYQQIEFETMSGSACELIYDLEFCNRVAYSVPALGNRTQEDDEEKNSTKQIYDNFVKNLYQNFSKALQQVACDTVPEAIYSNVRSCDDCADSYRDWLCAVSIPRCVAKNATGYQLRNDTSQRNDFIKDIIQPVEDYYEILPCVNVCHAIVRDCPSDFAFQCPTRNESIAFSYYWAEDTGTQWPSCNYVGKMFIKSSWGLKLAANWALLGVVILMQII, encoded by the coding sequence ATGAAGAGGTTCGTGACCATTCTTTTCCTACTATGTTTCACACTTGCTAATGAGGTGTTCCAAGTGTTCAACAATAAAGAGTTTGAGAATGAACTAGGGTTTGGTGGACACCAAGATCTACTACATCTCAACCACACCCAAAAAGGACCCCAAGTGAAGCATTATTCAAGTGATAAACGAAAGACATCATCGGAAGGATTACAAGAGTTTACTCCCATTATCGACACTATTGTACAATCAGAAGTAAAATACTATTCATTCAATGTAAATACATCTACTGGTCTAGGTGAATATTATGAatttttaatctttttaaCAGGAAATATATGTACACAACCAGAtaatgttgatgttgatgatacaaGTCTAGCAGTGTACTactcattcaattcaaccatGTTTCAGAATAATGAAGTGGGACAAATGGAGTTGTTCGAAGATGGCTATTTCCAAGCATTGGCTGATTTGCCGATATATCCAACATCAACCACATCTTCCGCATCTACACCTACTCCAGGAGTTGTAGACGATAACCAGCAGGTGTTATATATCGCAGTTCGAGCGCCGCAGAATACCAATGTCACGGCAACTTGGACTTATCAAATCGGTGTATCACAAAATGATTTAGTTTTCCAATGGGATAGTCGGTCATTTGGgttcattgttgatgctgatgaTAATCTGGCTTTATTGATCACAGAGAACCTTACTGAATATGGAGGGGATTGGGGGTCATTAAATGCATCAAATTCGAAATATTCGCTTTATGTGTATCCTTATGAAGATAAGGATATTTTCAAAGGGTTAAGTAAGAGTTGGTGTGCTATACGGTCAGGTCAGGCAATGATGGGGCCTTGGAATACTGACAGTTCATTTACGACTCGAAATGGTGggattcaacaacaattttacgttcccaatttgaatgaactGACGCAGTATATTGCCTATGTTGTGGCTGATTTTAGTGGAACTGATTTTGGTGGAGCAatatatcaacaaattgaatttgaaaccatGTCGGGCCTGGCATGTGAGTTAATttatgatttggaattttgtAATCGAGTGGCGTATAGTGTCCCAGCATTGGGTAATCGAACacaagaagatgatgaagaaaagaattcaaCCAAGCAGATTTatgacaattttgtcaaaaatCTATATCAAAATTTCTCCAAAGCATTACAACAAGTCGCGTGTGATACGGTACCTGAAGCAATATATTCCAACGTGCGATCATGTGATGATTGTGCTGACAGTTATAGAGATTGGTTATGTGCTGTGTCGATCCCACGATGCGTAGCTAAAAATGCTACTGGGTACCAACTACGCAACGACACCAGTCAACGAAACGATTTCATCAAGGACATTATCCAGCCAGTAGAGGATTATTACGAAATATTACCCTGTGTTAATGTATGTCATGCTATTGTTCGTGATTGTCCATCCGATTTTGCATTTCAATGTCCCACTCGAAACGAAAGTATTGCATTCAGTTACTATTGGGCTGAAGATACTGGAACACAATGGCCATCGTGTAATTATGTAGGCAAGATGTTTATCAAGAGCAGTTGGGGGTTGAAATTGGCTGCTAATTGGGCATTACTAGGGGTGGTTATTCTTATGCAGATTATATAG
- a CDS encoding Rcf3 heteropentameric replication factor C subunit has protein sequence MTDKYRDNLPWVEKYRPENLTEVYGQQDIVNTIRRFVETGKLPHLLFYGPPGTGKTSTIIALAREIYGPHYKNMVLELNASDDRGIDVVRNQIKSFASTRQIFTSSSSPQFKLIILDEADAMTSVAQNSLRRIIERYTKNCRFCILANYSHKLNPALISRCTRFRFHPIDEEAIRSRIDNVIIKEKVNITPDALNALLRLSQGDMRRSLNVLQACKAACGDDETIDIEMIYNCVGAPHPQDIEAVLDSILKQDWTTAYLTLNKYKIDKGLALVDLITGFIEILNDYKVKPKTRIEYLKGLCEVEYGISKGGNDKIQSSAIIGVIKQAMENEAK, from the exons ATGACTGACAAGTACAGGGATAACCTACCATG GGTTGAGAAGTACCGTCCAGAAAACCTTACTGAGGTGTATGGACAACAAGATATCGTCAATACTATACgaagatttgttgaaactggTAAATTACCCCATTTATTATTCTACGGACCTCCAGGTACCGGTAAAACATCAACCATTATTGCATTAGCTCGCGAAATCTATGGTCCACATTACAAAAACATGGTTTTGGAATTAAATGCATCTGATGATCGAGGTATTGATGTTGTGCgtaatcaaatcaagagTTTTGCATCAACAAGACAAATTTTTACCAGTAGTTCTTCGCCACAGTTTAAGCTCATTATCTTGGATGAGGCCGATGCCATGACTAGTGTTGCTCAGAACTCATTACGAAGAATCATTGAAAGGTATACTAAAAACTGTCGATTTTGTATCTTGGCTAATTATTCACACAAGTTAAACCCAGCTTTGATTTCGAGATGTACTAGATTCCGATTCCACCCTATTGATGAGGAAGCTATACGTAGTAGGATCGATAACGTTATAATCAAAGAGAAAGTCAATATCACCCCTGATGCATTGAATGCATTATTACGTCTTTCACAAGGTGATATGAGACGAAGTTTGAATGTTCTTCAAGCGTGTAAAGCAGCGTGTGGAGATGATGAAAcgattgatattgaaatgaTTTATAATTGTGTTGGAGCTCCTCATCCACAAGATATCGAGGCTGTTTTGgattcaatattgaaacaagattgGACTACTGCTTATTTGACGTTGAATAAGTataaaattgataaagGGTTGgctttggttgatttgattacTGGGTTTATTGAGATTTTAAATGATTATAAAGTTAAACCAAAGACGAGAATAGAGTATTTGAAAGGGTTGTGTGAGGTCGAATATGGAATATCTAAAGGTGGTAATGACAAGATCCAAAGTAGTGCAATTATCGGAGTTATTAAACAGGCCATGGAGAACGAAGCGAAGTAG